In the Cydia splendana chromosome 2, ilCydSple1.2, whole genome shotgun sequence genome, one interval contains:
- the LOC134806099 gene encoding synaptic vesicle glycoprotein 2C-like: MSENNKTEVTPFEDALDKTGNGIYNILLVITCAWILLAIGVDLFGFSLVVATACDLNLTVAEKGILTSLPFVGILLVSYVWGYVSDTQGRRFSLVLSLLAAFVLSCLTSVSPNWLFLGMVKFLSVCFSCAANSATYTLVGESCIRRVRSKYMLLMTCLLLLSPAAAAVLTYPTLKLKFAAELTWLHVVFTPWRLLIIVLAIPSGIGGLAIYFFHESPKFLANIGRNEDALDVMKSIYAVNHRCARDSFKVKALELGEEPSRKQMSLLRSMFEQSAPLFRPPLLWRTLQLFYIVAVVYITNNSFLVWLPQIFNLVMMSMETGTAEGNNICTLISHRNVTRNVTEDNYSNSTAGTVEISSNACLGYIEDNVILTLIASQSAFSFLNFIISYLPNHRKTVLLTILSLSSLSGVCCNLMPEPVSSVFFFVLFTCTCLGMGILASFFVDLYPTSYRGMVACLSIMVGRSSTFIGINLVGNLIFHHCQITFYFWSLLVLSSVVAAWFLPPDKVKPEVKTTAM; this comes from the exons ATGAGCGAGAATAACAAAACAGAGGTGACTCCGTTTGAGGATGCGCTGGATAAGACGG GGAACGGAATATACAACATTCTACTGGTAATCACATGCGCCTGGATCCTGTTGGCCATCGGCGTGGACCTCTTCGGGTTCAGTTTAGTGGTCGCTACGGCCTGTGACCTGAACCTTACAGTAGCTGAGAAGGGCATTTTGACATCACTACCTTTTGTTG GTATCTTGCTAGTCTCCTACGTATGGGGCTATGTGTCCGACACACAAGGCCGGCGGTTCTCCCTGGTGCTATCGCTGCTGGCCGCTTTCGTGCTGTCATGTCTTACCAGCGTGTCTCCCAACTGGCTGTTCCTCGGGATGGTCAAGTTCCTCTCTGTTTGCTT CTCATGCGCCGCGAATTCGGCCACATACACATTAGTGGGTGAATCGTGCATCCGACGCGTGCGCAGCAAATACATGCTGTTGATGACGTGTCTGCTGCTGCTGTCCCCTGCTGCTGCTGCCG TCCTTACCTACCCAACCCTGAAGCTCAAGTTCGCAGCCGAGCTCACCTGGCTCCACGTAGTCTTCACCCCCTGGCGTCTCCTCATCATCGTCCTGGCCATCCCCTCTGGCATCGGCGGCTTGGCCATCTACTTCTTCCACGAGAGCCCCAAGTTCCTGGCGAACATTGGCAGGAATGAAGATGCTTTGGACGTCATGAAGAGTATCTATGCTGTTAATCATAGGTGTGCTAGGGATAGCTTTAAG GTAAAAGCCCTCGAGCTAGGCGAAGAGCCGTCCCGCAAGCAGATGTCCCTCCTCCGCTCTATGTTCGAGCAGAGCGCCCCCCTCTTCCGCCCCCCGCTGCTCTGGCGCACGCTGCAGCTCTTCTACATCGTCGCCGTGGTGTACATCAC TAACAACAGCTTCCTAGTATGGCTACCACAGATCTTCAACCTGGTGATGATGTCCATGGAAACTGGGACGGCGGAGGGCAATAATATCTGCACACTCATCTCACATCGAAACGTTACACGGAATGTGACGGAGGATAACTATAGTAATTCTACGGCGGGTACTGTTGAGATT tcTTCAAACGCCTGCCTCGGCTACATAGAAGACAACGTGATCCTCACCCTCATCGCGTCCCAATCCGCCTTCTCCTTCCTAAACTTCATCATCTCCTACCTCCCCAACCACCGCAAGACCGTGCTATTAACGATCTTATCCCTATCGTCTTTGAGTGGAGTTTGCTGTAACCTGATGCCGGAGCCGGTGTCTAGCGTGTTCTTCTTCGTCCTGTTCACGTGTACTTGCCTTGGAATGGGAATTTTGGCGTCGTTTTTTGTGGACTTGTATCCGACGTCTTATAG AGGAATGGTGGCCTGCCTGAGCATAATGGTGGGCCGGAGCAGCACGTTCATCGGTATCAACTTGGTGGGGAACCTCATCTTCCACCACTGCCAAATCACCTTCTATTTCTGGTCGCTACTGGTTTTGA GTAGCGTAGTAGCGGCCTGGTTCCTGCCGCCTGACAAAGTGAAGCCAGAAGTTAAGACCACTGCTATGTAA